The proteins below are encoded in one region of Coffea arabica cultivar ET-39 chromosome 4c, Coffea Arabica ET-39 HiFi, whole genome shotgun sequence:
- the LOC140005072 gene encoding U-box domain-containing protein 35-like, with the protein MAKALYSQEMIFNAAVAIDADKNSQFAVKWAVDRLNLNGFITLLHVKTQQNSSPQEDVPKEGRAPTKDELAKFFLPYRGFCARKGVRVHEVVLHDIDVARAIAEYVIDNSISMIVLGASSRSALARAFRAQDMQSQLIKSIPDFCAVYVVSKVRAQAVKSATRSPNASSIASSRQQPQVGYLSDTPGSQQLTCQGSWRSAGSDRSHSDGGSPAVYSDKSSRDFVPMTSRRGQSKNRSPQCPSPQHPLSSSGTDFLHLPPLDGQPNSKNTSPPKTADTLQICPYNRNPGSKTPSNQLSGNNLNLHFPIQGSPSHSLSGSSDRSEPLSFQSSNLSFELLDQSHTSDASWTSSSSQGTGELEEEIKRLKQELKQSMEMYNSACKETLAAKGKAREIDEWKLDEARRIEGCRQTREFAMIMVETEKHKCKAAIEAAQMAQRLAELESQKRKEAEMKLLQEAEKKKKAMDALAHCDIRYRKYNIEEIETATGYFSPSEKIGEGGYGPVYKAYLDQTAVAIKVLRSDISQGKKQFQREVEVLSHMRHPHMVLLLGACPEYGCLVYEYMENGSLEDRLFCRNGSTPLPWTIRFRIVAEIATALLFLHQTRPEPIVHRDLKPANILLDRNYVSKIGDVGLSRLVPPSVADSVTQYHMTAAAGTFCYIDPEYQQTGMLCTKSDIYSFGVLLLQIITARTAMGLTYHVEEAIEHGSFQETLDPKVADWPVEDALSLAKLALKCCELRRRDRPDLGSVILPELERLRDLGSDAKAGSGNGNLDEAILHDQVSQESIPLSQGASSSNSDTKMEN; encoded by the exons ATGGCAAAGGCGTTGTATTCACAAGAAATGATTTTCAATGCGGCAGTAGCAATTGACGCAGACAAGAATAGCCAGTTTGCTGTGAAATGGGCGGTCGACCGCCTGAACTTGAATGGTTTTATCACCCTCCTCCATGTCAAAACTCAACAGAATTCCTCTCCTC AAGAAGATGTTCCCAAAGAAGGACGTGCGCCCACGAAAGATGAGCTGGCGAAGTTCTTTCTTCCATATCGTGGATTTTGTGCTCGAAAAGGG GTTAGAGTACACGAGGTGGTTCTCCATGACATTGACGTTGCCAGAGCAATAGCTGAATACGTTATCGATAACTCCATCAGCATGATTGTGCTCGGAGCTTCATCTCGGAGTGCCCTAGCCAG GGCATTCAGAGCTCAGGATATGCAAAGTCAATTAATCAAGTCCATCCCAGATTTTTGTGCAGTttatgttgtatccaaggtaAGAGCTCAGGCTGTTAAATCAGCTACTCGATCTCCCAATGCAAGCAGCATAGCCAGTTCCAGGCAGCAGCCTCAAGTAGGATATTTATCAGATACTCCGGGTTCCCAACAGCTTACATG CCAGGGAAGCTGGAGAAGTGCAGGCTCTGATAGATCACACTCCGATGGAGGTAGCCCTGCAGTATACTCTGATAAGAGTAGTAGAGACTTTGTGCCAATGACTTCAAGGAGGGGGCAAAGCAAGAATCGTTCACCTCAGTGCCCCTCGCCTCAGCATCCATTAAGTAGTTCGGGAACTGATTTTCTGCATCTACCTCCATTGGACGGGCAGCCCAACAGCAAAAATACTTCACCTCCAAAAACCGCAGATACTTTGCAAATCTGTCCCTATAACAGAAATCCAGGCAGCAAAACACCATCCAACCAGCTCTCAGGGAACAATTTAAATCTCCATTTTCCAATTCAAGGAAGTCCATCCCATTCGCTCTCTGGCTCCAGTGATCGCTCAGAGCCACTAAGTTTTCAATCATCTAATTTGTCCTTTGAGCTTCTAGACCAGTCACACACGTCAGATGCGTCCTGGACCTCCTCCTCTTCACAAGGCACA GGGGAACTAGAGGAGGAAATAAAGAGATTAAAACAGGAATTAAAGCAAAGTATGGAAATGTATAATTCAGCATGCAAAGAAACACTGGCAGCCAAAGGGAAG GCAAGGGAGATTGATGAATGGAAATTGGATGAGGCACGCAGAATAGAAGGGTGCAGGCAAACCCGAGAGTTTGCAATGATTATGGTGGAGACTGAAAAGCATAAATGCAAGGCGGCTATTGAAGCAGCACAAATGGCACAACGTCTTGCAGAATTGGAGTCCCAAAAACGAAAGGAGGCAGAGATGAAACTCCTGCAAGAggcagaaaagaagaagaaagctatGGATGCTTTAGCACACTGTGATATTAGATACAGAAAATACaatattgaagaaattgaaactGCAACTGGTTATTTCTCACCTTCAGAAAAAATTGGTGAAGGTGGATATGGGCCTGTTTATAAAGCCTATCTTGATCAAACGGCTGTTGCTATAAAGGTGTTGAGGTCAGATATTTCACAAGGGAAAAAGCAATTCCAAAGAGAG GTTGAGGTGCTAAGCCACATGAGACATCCACACATGGTTCTCCTTCTGGGTGCCTGCCCTGAGTATGGGTGCCTTGTATACGAATATATGGAGAATGGAAGCTTAGAAGACCGGCTTTTCTGCAGGAATGGCAGCACTCCACTACCATGGACCATCCGTTTCAGAATAGTAGCAGAGATTGCCACGGCCCTTCTCTTCCTTCACCAAACAAGACCAGAGCCCATCGTCCATCGCGACCTTAAACCAGCCAATATCCTCTTAGACCGAAACTATGTGAGCAAGATTGGTGATGTTGGCTTGTCCAGGCTAGTTCCACCGTCAGTGGCTGATAGTGTTACTCAATATCATATGACTGCAGCAGCCGGTACATTTTGCTACATTGACCCAGAGTATCAACAAACCGGGATGCTATGTACTAAATCAGACATTTATTCCTTTGGTGTACTGCTGCTACAAATCATTACGGCAAGGACTGCCATGGGTCTAACATATCATGTAGAAGAGGCGATTGAGCATGGATCATTTCAAGAGACACTTGATCCCAAAGTGGCTGATTGGCCAGTTGAGGATGCTCTGTCACTTGCAAAATTAGCTCTAAAGTGTTGTGAACTGCGGAGGAGAGACAGGCCAGACCTTGGCTCAGTCATATTGCCTGAACTGGAACGGCTCAGAGATCTTGGATCAGATGCCAAAGCCGGAAGTGGGAATGGGAACCTAGATGAAGCCATTCTTCATGACCAAGTTTCCCAAGAAAGCATACCTCTCAGCCAG GGGGCAAGCAGCAGCAATTCTGAtactaaaatggaaaactaa
- the LOC113742847 gene encoding tRNA N(3)-methylcytidine methyltransferase trm141 isoform X3 — MASQCIPISKGLGMSTCTAYFVNLLSVTTFPRTSTCTPHLLSTTPRCGLLLAAELDKQEVEVEHHYSRNAIHYWDKFYHRHKNKFFKDRHYLQKDWGQYFCDNDINDTNSPKRKVVLEVGCGAGNTIFPLIAAYPNIFVHACDFSPQAVSLVKIFVLSAVTPSKMTLVLQNLKRVLKPDGHILLRDYALGDSAQVKLQNRNQIIDDNYCFRGDGTCAFYFSEDFLSSLFERAGFSIVDISTYCRKIENRSKNIEISRRWIRAIFSQLSVHPAMK, encoded by the exons ATGGCCAGCCAGTGCATTCCAATTTCCAAAGGTTTAGGAATGTCTACTTGCACAGCATACTTTGTAAATTTATTATCCGTGACAACCTTTCCTCGGACATCCACTTGCACCCCTCATCTACTTTCTACTACCCCCAGATGTGGGCTGTTACTTGCTGCGGAATTGGATAAACAAGAAGTTGAGGTAGAACACCATTACAGCAGAAACGCCATTCATTACTGGGACAAATTCTACCATCGCCACAAGAACAAG TTTTTTAAGGATAGGCACTACTTGCAGAAGGATTGGGGACAATATTTCTGTGATAATGATATCAATGATACAAATTCACCAAAGAGAAAGGTTGTTTTGGAG GTGGGTTGTGGAGCGGGGAATACCATCTTCCCACTTATTGCTGCATACCCTAATATATTTGTTCATGCCTGTGATTTCTCTCCTCAGGCTGTCAGTCTTGTTAAG ATTTTTGTGTTGTCTGCAGTTACACCAAGTAAAATGACTTTGGTGTTGCAGAACCTTAAGAGAGTATTAAAG CCAGATGGTCACATTCTTTTACGAGATTATGCTCTAGGAGATTCTGCCCAG GTGAAATTGCAGAATAGAAACCAAATAATTGACGATAACTATTGCTTCCGTGGAGATGGTACT TGTGCATTTTATTTCTCAGAGGATTTCTTGTCATCCTTGTTTGAGAGAGCTGGCTTCAGCATTGTGGATATCAGTACATATTGCAGAAAAATTGAGAATCGTTCCAAGAATATCGAAATTTCGAG GCGTTGGATACGTGCCATTTTCAGCCAGCTTTCAGTGCACCCTGCAATGAAGTGA
- the LOC113742847 gene encoding tRNA N(3)-methylcytidine methyltransferase trm141 isoform X1, with protein sequence MASQCIPISKGLGMSTCTAYFVNLLSVTTFPRTSTCTPHLLSTTPRCGLLLAAELDKQEVEVEHHYSRNAIHYWDKFYHRHKNKFFKDRHYLQKDWGQYFCDNDINDTNSPKRKVVLEVGCGAGNTIFPLIAAYPNIFVHACDFSPQAVSLVKSHASFNNGCVNAFVCDVAKDDLCINIKPSSVDIVTLIFVLSAVTPSKMTLVLQNLKRVLKPDGHILLRDYALGDSAQVKLQNRNQIIDDNYCFRGDGTCAFYFSEDFLSSLFERAGFSIVDISTYCRKIENRSKNIEISRRWIRAIFSQLSVHPAMK encoded by the exons ATGGCCAGCCAGTGCATTCCAATTTCCAAAGGTTTAGGAATGTCTACTTGCACAGCATACTTTGTAAATTTATTATCCGTGACAACCTTTCCTCGGACATCCACTTGCACCCCTCATCTACTTTCTACTACCCCCAGATGTGGGCTGTTACTTGCTGCGGAATTGGATAAACAAGAAGTTGAGGTAGAACACCATTACAGCAGAAACGCCATTCATTACTGGGACAAATTCTACCATCGCCACAAGAACAAG TTTTTTAAGGATAGGCACTACTTGCAGAAGGATTGGGGACAATATTTCTGTGATAATGATATCAATGATACAAATTCACCAAAGAGAAAGGTTGTTTTGGAG GTGGGTTGTGGAGCGGGGAATACCATCTTCCCACTTATTGCTGCATACCCTAATATATTTGTTCATGCCTGTGATTTCTCTCCTCAGGCTGTCAGTCTTGTTAAG TCACATGCAAGTTTCAACAATGGTTGTGTAAATGCTTTTGTCTGTGATGTTGCAAAAGATGACCTTTGCATTAACATAAAACCTTCTTCTGTTGACATTGTTACCTTG ATTTTTGTGTTGTCTGCAGTTACACCAAGTAAAATGACTTTGGTGTTGCAGAACCTTAAGAGAGTATTAAAG CCAGATGGTCACATTCTTTTACGAGATTATGCTCTAGGAGATTCTGCCCAG GTGAAATTGCAGAATAGAAACCAAATAATTGACGATAACTATTGCTTCCGTGGAGATGGTACT TGTGCATTTTATTTCTCAGAGGATTTCTTGTCATCCTTGTTTGAGAGAGCTGGCTTCAGCATTGTGGATATCAGTACATATTGCAGAAAAATTGAGAATCGTTCCAAGAATATCGAAATTTCGAG GCGTTGGATACGTGCCATTTTCAGCCAGCTTTCAGTGCACCCTGCAATGAAGTGA
- the LOC113742847 gene encoding tRNA N(3)-methylcytidine methyltransferase trm141 isoform X2 — translation MASQCIPISKGLGMSTCTAYFVNLLSVTTFPRTSTCTPHLLSTTPRCGLLLAAELDKQEVEVEHHYSRNAIHYWDKFYHRHKNKKDWGQYFCDNDINDTNSPKRKVVLEVGCGAGNTIFPLIAAYPNIFVHACDFSPQAVSLVKSHASFNNGCVNAFVCDVAKDDLCINIKPSSVDIVTLIFVLSAVTPSKMTLVLQNLKRVLKPDGHILLRDYALGDSAQVKLQNRNQIIDDNYCFRGDGTCAFYFSEDFLSSLFERAGFSIVDISTYCRKIENRSKNIEISRRWIRAIFSQLSVHPAMK, via the exons ATGGCCAGCCAGTGCATTCCAATTTCCAAAGGTTTAGGAATGTCTACTTGCACAGCATACTTTGTAAATTTATTATCCGTGACAACCTTTCCTCGGACATCCACTTGCACCCCTCATCTACTTTCTACTACCCCCAGATGTGGGCTGTTACTTGCTGCGGAATTGGATAAACAAGAAGTTGAGGTAGAACACCATTACAGCAGAAACGCCATTCATTACTGGGACAAATTCTACCATCGCCACAAGAACAAG AAGGATTGGGGACAATATTTCTGTGATAATGATATCAATGATACAAATTCACCAAAGAGAAAGGTTGTTTTGGAG GTGGGTTGTGGAGCGGGGAATACCATCTTCCCACTTATTGCTGCATACCCTAATATATTTGTTCATGCCTGTGATTTCTCTCCTCAGGCTGTCAGTCTTGTTAAG TCACATGCAAGTTTCAACAATGGTTGTGTAAATGCTTTTGTCTGTGATGTTGCAAAAGATGACCTTTGCATTAACATAAAACCTTCTTCTGTTGACATTGTTACCTTG ATTTTTGTGTTGTCTGCAGTTACACCAAGTAAAATGACTTTGGTGTTGCAGAACCTTAAGAGAGTATTAAAG CCAGATGGTCACATTCTTTTACGAGATTATGCTCTAGGAGATTCTGCCCAG GTGAAATTGCAGAATAGAAACCAAATAATTGACGATAACTATTGCTTCCGTGGAGATGGTACT TGTGCATTTTATTTCTCAGAGGATTTCTTGTCATCCTTGTTTGAGAGAGCTGGCTTCAGCATTGTGGATATCAGTACATATTGCAGAAAAATTGAGAATCGTTCCAAGAATATCGAAATTTCGAG GCGTTGGATACGTGCCATTTTCAGCCAGCTTTCAGTGCACCCTGCAATGAAGTGA
- the LOC113742988 gene encoding mitochondrial import inner membrane translocase subunit TIM23-2-like — protein MAYQPRAPNFDDDDQNNTAPSDGARLYNPYQDLKVPIQTLYRLPTSPEFLFQEEAIAQRRSWGENMTYYTGIGYLSGATAGAAKGLVEGVKAAEPGDTLKLKINRILNASGQSGRKIGNRVGILALMYAGMESAMVAARDTDDVINCVVAGLGTGALYKAASGPRSAAVAGAIGGVLVGLAVTGKQALKRYVPI, from the coding sequence atGGCTTATCAACCTCGAGCTCCAAATTTCGACGACGACGACCAAAACAACACCGCCCCCTCCGACGGGGCAAGACTTTACAACCCATATCAAGATTTAAAGGTCCCCATCCAAACCCTTTACCGCCTCCCTACTTCCCCGGAATTCCTCTTCCAAGAAGAGGCCATCGCGCAGCGCCGTTCTTGGGGAGAGAATATGACCTATTATACCGGGATTGGCTACCTTAGCGGTGCCACCGCCGGAGCGGCTAAGGGCCTGGTGGAAGGAGTCAAGGCGGCTGAGCCGGGTGATACTCTTAAGCTGAAAATTAATCGGATCCTCAATGCGTCGGGTCAGTCGGGCAGGAAGATCGGAAACAGGGTTGGGATTCTCGCGTTGATGTATGCTGGGATGGAGAGCGCCATGGTCGCTGCGAGGGATACTGATGACGTTATCAACTGCGTGGTGGCTGGATTGGGGACTGGCGCTCTTTACAAGGCGGCGTCTGGGCCGAGGTCGGCTGCTGTTGCCGGAGCTATTGGAGGGGTGCTAGTTGGGTTAGCCGTCACCGGAAAACAGGCTTTGAAGCGATACGTGCcgatttaa
- the LOC113742302 gene encoding dihydrolipoyllysine-residue acetyltransferase component 3 of pyruvate dehydrogenase complex, mitochondrial produces MSCASHVLRHSRKIHNTSNLVRHDNLSLVRWFSNEARLSADKGDDILKFQKAGFASPKERFRGTAGFSNRWRTIDPPMISVRGTQKANSIRTGRKLDVPMAGILFNTRSSWSPLPMGRCFSTEAGLPPHQEVGMPSLSPTMTEGNIARWLKKEGDRISPGEVLCEVETDKATVEMECMEEGYLAKILKGDGASGIKVGEVIAITVEEEEDVSKFKDYKPAESVSAAPVKEPSTPSPAKDEAAREPVTATEQKVSKPSAAPAAEGRIFASPLARKIAEEHNVPIADIKGTGPDGVIVKADIEDYLASRGKEAPAPKAATATATSLDYADIPLSQIRKVTASRLLLSKQTIPHYYLTVDTCVDKLMELRSQLNSLQEASGGKRISVNDLVIKAAALALRKVPQCNSSWTNDYIRQYRNVNINVAVQTDNGLYVPVIRDADKKGLSKIADEVKYLAQKAKDNSLKPEDYEGGTFTVSNLGGPFGIKQFCAIINPPQAGILAVGSAERRVVPDSGPEQFKFASFMSVTLSCDHRVIDGAIGAEWLKAFKGYIENPESMLL; encoded by the exons ATGAGTTGTGCGTCTCATGTCCTCCGTCACTCCAGAAAG ATCCATAACACTTCCAACTTAGTACGGCATGACAATCTGTCTTTAGTCCGCTGGTTTAGTAATGAAGCTAGGTTGTCTGCTGACAAAGGAGATG ACATTTTGAAGTTTCAGAAAGCTGGTTTTGCATCTCCTAAAGAACGCTTTCGAGGCACAGCAGGATTTAGTAACAGATGGAGAACAATAGATCCTCCCATG ATATCAGTTAGAGGAACACAAAAAGCAAACTCTATAAGGACTGGAAGGAAGTTGGATGTTCCTATGGCTGGCATCTTATTCAACACTAGAAGTTCATG GTCACCGTTGCCAATGGGAAGATGTTTTTCAACTGAAGCAG GCCTTCCTCCACATCAGGAGGTTGGGATGCCATCCCTTTCACCTACAATGACAGAG GGAAATATTGCAAGGTGGTTGAAGAAAGAGGGTGACAGAATCTCTCCTGGTGAAGTCCTCTGTGAAGTTGAAACA GATAAAGCAACAGTAGAGATGGAATGCATGGAGGAAGGATATCTGGCTAAGATTTTAAAAGGGGATGGAGCAAGTGGAATAAAAGTTGGTGAG GTGATTGCTATAActgttgaagaagaggaagatgtttcaaaatttaaagacTACAAGCCTGCCGAATCAGTTTCTGCAGCTCCAGTTAAAGAGCCCTCCACTCCATCTCCCGCTAAAGACGAGGCTGCAAGAGAACCTGTCACTGCAACAGAGCAAAAAGTTTCTAAGCCAAGTGCAGCTCCTGCAGCAGAAGGTCGCATTTTTGCTAGTCCTCTGGCTAGGAAAATTGCCGAGGAGCATAAT GTACCCATTGCGGACATAAAAGGAACTGGTCCTGATGGAGTCATTGTGAAGGCTGACATTGAAGATTATTTGG CTTCTCGTGGGAAGGAAGCACCTGCTCCCAAGGCTGCCACTGCAACAGCTACATCTTTGGATTATGCTGACATCCCTCTTTCCCAAATAAGAAAG GTGACGGCATCACGGTTATTGCTCTCAAAGCAAACAATTCCACATTACTATCTAACTGTAGATACATGTGTGGACAAACTTATGGA ATTGCGCTCCCAGCTCAACTCATTACAAGAAGCTTCAGGCGGGAAAAGGATATCTGTGAACGATCTTGTAATTAAG GCTGCTGCTTTGGCTCTTCGGAAAGTTCCACAATGTAACAGTTCATGGACCAATGACTATATTCGCCA ATATCGCAATGTGAACATCAATGTCGCGGTACAAACAGATAATGGACTGTATGTTCCTGTAATCAGG GATGCTGATAAGAAAGGCTTGTCGAAAATTGCTGATGAAGTTAAGTATTTGGCCCAGAAAGCAAAAGATAACAGCCTTAAACCGGAAGATTATGAG GGAGGCACATTCACAGTGTCAAATTTAGGAGGCCCATTTGGCATCAAGCAATTTTGTGCCATTATCAATCCTCCTCAGGCTGGAATTTTAGCAGTAGGGTCTG CTGAAAGGAGGGTTGTGCCTGATTCGGGCCCTGAACAGTTCAAGTTTGCATCCTTCATGTCTGTGACATTAAGCTGTGATCACAGGGTTATTGACG GTGCAATTGGAGCAGAATGGCTAAAAGCATTCAAAGGATACATTGAAAATCCAGAGTCCATGTTGCTTTAA